A window of the Branchiibius hedensis genome harbors these coding sequences:
- a CDS encoding RNA polymerase sigma factor — protein sequence MSVPQVRRILRRGPASAAHAHVRGMPPRRTSGGSAATLTPVDDEDALLLQQIRGGDQAALSILWCRYYPMTLAVARRYTFQSSDAEEVTAEVFASLLRALRNGAGPTSSIRSYLATSVRNLAGRRATARTGEVLTDDDAVFENPDGDLADPVAVSGDRLLVREAFNSLPSRWQVVLWRTAVDHDSHAVIGEDLGLQPNSVAALARRARLAFRTAYVQAHASTGAVSEACQPFVPRLASLLLPGGGVGSTPRDVSDHVRDCDTCQERLMELISVDRQLGAFIAPLILAAPGGWRAPPVLRVAPVLRAARVLRAARERLPELPVRVSPQPRQRGARGAAPRWLLRPRSRR from the coding sequence GTGTCCGTTCCTCAAGTACGCCGAATTCTGCGCCGGGGCCCGGCATCTGCAGCCCACGCGCACGTCCGTGGCATGCCGCCGCGGCGCACATCGGGTGGGTCCGCTGCCACGCTGACACCGGTTGATGATGAGGACGCATTGCTGCTGCAGCAGATCCGCGGCGGCGACCAGGCAGCCCTGAGCATCCTGTGGTGCCGCTACTACCCGATGACGCTCGCGGTGGCCCGCCGGTACACATTCCAGTCATCGGACGCCGAAGAAGTGACGGCCGAAGTGTTCGCGTCGCTGCTGAGAGCCCTGCGCAACGGAGCCGGGCCCACCTCCTCGATCCGGTCGTATCTAGCCACCTCCGTGCGCAACCTGGCCGGGCGACGCGCCACGGCACGCACCGGTGAGGTGCTCACCGACGACGACGCCGTATTCGAGAACCCCGACGGGGATCTCGCCGATCCGGTCGCCGTCTCCGGTGACCGACTCCTCGTGCGGGAAGCCTTCAATTCGTTGCCCTCCCGATGGCAGGTGGTGCTCTGGCGGACCGCCGTGGATCACGACAGTCACGCGGTCATCGGCGAGGATCTGGGGTTGCAGCCCAACAGTGTGGCGGCGCTGGCGCGGCGGGCGCGGCTGGCGTTCCGCACGGCGTACGTGCAGGCGCATGCCTCGACCGGCGCTGTCTCCGAAGCGTGCCAACCGTTCGTGCCCCGGCTGGCGTCGCTGTTGCTGCCCGGGGGTGGTGTCGGCAGTACGCCGCGTGACGTCTCCGACCACGTGCGCGACTGCGACACGTGTCAGGAGCGGTTGATGGAGTTGATCTCCGTTGATCGACAACTCGGCGCGTTCATCGCCCCGCTGATCCTGGCGGCGCCCGGGGGCTGGCGGGCGCCGCCGGTCTTGCGGGTGGCGCCGGTCTTGCGGGCGGCGCGGGTGTTGCGGGCGGCGCGGGAGCGACTGCCGGAGCTGCCGGTACGG